The following proteins are co-located in the Patescibacteria group bacterium genome:
- a CDS encoding type II toxin-antitoxin system VapC family toxin: MKDILVDTNIVIRGASSQKFFEKFLNYCNLKGLTIAICDAVKFEFLRGANRKSTKEEIEKALNIFRTEDFSMPISKDIYLDAITLSQLYTHKGIPLKQISFLDCVIGATLKKYENKLLLATMDLNDFPLSIFDRVDIFTFDDGEVSVVGIYKFNCEKFEKVLANFNKS, translated from the coding sequence ATGAAAGATATTCTTGTAGACACTAATATCGTAATTCGAGGAGCATCCAGTCAAAAGTTTTTTGAGAAATTTTTAAATTATTGCAATCTAAAAGGCTTAACTATCGCTATTTGCGATGCAGTTAAGTTTGAATTTCTACGCGGTGCGAATCGTAAAAGCACCAAGGAAGAAATTGAGAAGGCGCTAAATATCTTTAGAACTGAGGATTTTTCAATGCCAATCTCTAAAGATATTTACCTTGATGCAATTACTCTATCCCAACTTTACACACATAAAGGCATACCCTTAAAACAAATTTCTTTTTTGGATTGCGTAATAGGAGCAACCTTAAAAAAGTACGAAAATAAATTACTACTTGCAACAATGGACTTAAATGATTTTCCTTTGTCCATCTTTGACAGAGTAGATATTTTCACATTTGATGATGGCGAAGTAAGTGTAGTCGGTATTTATAAGTTCAACTGTGAAAAATTTGAGAAAGTCCTAGCTAATTTTAATAAATCGTAA
- the mltG gene encoding endolytic transglycosylase MltG, which yields MQFKFKKILTQLVGIALTLLVALFVYRQFVYYPALLARPSVNQATVDFVIETGESLKSVTTRLAEIGVVDEAWALTKYLAQNQLDTKVEAGHFTFHGGETIPEVAEILQAGEVAQVSLTILEGWNSAEIDAKLVELGLIQPGEFSNFVRSGGAEIEPSSMLSGRTVASLEGYLFPATYKIDPDNFSVEDLVARMLTAMENNLHELGFDAANSKYSLHEILTMASIVELEENSEANRAKVADILWRRIESGMGLYADSTLFYILGHRENLFTVDFELDSPYNTRINRGLPPTPICSPSRSAIAAALHPESNEYWYYLHDADGEIHFARTLEEHNENKAEFIGN from the coding sequence ATGCAATTTAAATTTAAAAAAATTCTGACGCAGCTAGTCGGAATTGCTCTCACTTTACTGGTTGCGCTTTTCGTCTATCGCCAGTTCGTCTATTATCCGGCGCTGCTCGCCAGACCGAGCGTGAATCAGGCGACGGTTGATTTCGTGATTGAAACTGGTGAAAGCTTGAAAAGTGTCACGACGCGGCTCGCGGAAATTGGCGTGGTCGACGAGGCTTGGGCGCTCACGAAATACCTCGCGCAAAATCAGCTCGATACCAAAGTCGAAGCCGGACATTTCACATTTCACGGCGGAGAGACGATTCCCGAAGTCGCGGAAATTTTGCAAGCTGGTGAAGTCGCGCAAGTTTCGCTCACGATTTTGGAAGGCTGGAATTCCGCTGAGATTGACGCGAAATTAGTCGAGCTCGGTTTGATTCAGCCGGGCGAATTTTCGAATTTCGTGCGCTCGGGCGGTGCGGAAATCGAACCGTCGAGCATGCTCTCTGGTCGGACGGTCGCGAGTCTCGAGGGTTATCTTTTTCCGGCGACTTACAAAATCGATCCGGATAATTTCTCCGTCGAGGATCTCGTCGCACGGATGCTGACTGCGATGGAAAATAATTTACATGAGCTTGGTTTCGATGCGGCGAACTCGAAATACTCGCTGCACGAAATTCTCACGATGGCTTCGATCGTCGAGCTAGAAGAAAATTCTGAAGCGAATCGCGCGAAGGTTGCCGATATTCTCTGGCGGCGTATCGAAAGCGGCATGGGACTTTACGCCGACTCGACACTTTTTTACATTCTCGGTCATCGTGAAAACTTATTCACGGTAGATTTCGAGCTTGATTCGCCCTACAACACGCGCATCAATCGCGGGCTGCCGCCGACACCAATCTGCTCACCGAGCCGCTCAGCCATCGCGGCGGCACTACATCCTGAGTCAAATGAATACTGGTACTATCTGCACGACGCCGATGGCGAGATTCACTTCGCGCGGACACTCGAAGAGCACAATGAAAATAAGGCTGAATTCATAGGGAACTAA
- a CDS encoding YbaB/EbfC family nucleoid-associated protein, translated as MGMFGQARDMYKLQKQAKQIKKELANIHVEAETDGVFVTVNGEMEMISTKIPDVMKTPENAEKLEAALVSAGNKAIKKAQEIAAEKMKGVMADMQGMLGGGAAPQD; from the coding sequence ATGGGAATGTTCGGACAAGCGCGTGACATGTACAAGCTGCAAAAACAGGCAAAGCAGATTAAAAAAGAGCTCGCGAACATCCATGTCGAAGCCGAGACGGACGGAGTTTTTGTCACGGTGAATGGCGAGATGGAAATGATTTCCACCAAAATTCCGGATGTCATGAAGACGCCAGAAAACGCCGAAAAATTGGAAGCGGCGCTCGTTTCAGCCGGAAACAAGGCAATCAAAAAAGCGCAGGAAATCGCAGCGGAAAAAATGAAAGGCGTGATGGCGGACATGCAGGGCATGCTGGGTGGCGGCGCTGCTCCGCAAGATTAA
- the rpsB gene encoding 30S ribosomal protein S2 gives MNNTDDLRRLLAAGLHFGHKTAKWNPKMAPFLFGSKNGMHIFDLEKTAAGLTAAMNFLEKSASEKKVILLVSTKQQTLESLPDLALALACPYVTVKWFGGLLTNWQTTKERIRQLRDLKRERDETAFSRYLKKERTQKLKQIEKLESWLSGIETLEKKPDVVFVLDTVRDKLAVREAKKCGIPVVAVCDSNADPDFVDYPIPANDDAVKAIQLILNEVHDAIERGQKKPAEVKTKTVAEK, from the coding sequence ATGAATAACACTGACGATCTCCGCCGCTTACTCGCGGCTGGTCTCCACTTCGGTCACAAAACTGCCAAGTGGAATCCGAAAATGGCGCCGTTTTTGTTCGGCTCGAAAAACGGCATGCACATCTTCGACCTCGAAAAAACCGCAGCCGGACTTACCGCGGCGATGAATTTTCTCGAAAAATCAGCCAGTGAAAAGAAAGTGATTTTGCTCGTTTCGACGAAGCAGCAGACACTCGAAAGTCTCCCCGATCTCGCACTCGCACTCGCCTGCCCTTATGTCACAGTCAAGTGGTTCGGCGGCTTGCTCACCAATTGGCAGACGACGAAAGAAAGAATCCGCCAACTGCGCGACCTCAAAAGAGAACGCGACGAGACTGCTTTCTCACGCTATTTGAAAAAGGAACGCACGCAGAAATTGAAGCAAATCGAGAAACTCGAGAGCTGGCTCTCCGGTATCGAAACTCTGGAAAAGAAACCGGATGTCGTCTTCGTGCTCGACACCGTCCGCGACAAACTCGCCGTCCGTGAAGCCAAGAAATGTGGCATCCCGGTCGTCGCTGTTTGTGATTCGAATGCTGATCCGGATTTCGTCGACTACCCGATTCCAGCGAATGACGATGCTGTGAAAGCGATTCAATTGATCTTGAACGAAGTCCACGACGCAATCGAGCGCGGACAGAAAAAACCGGCAGAAGTGAAAACTAAGACAGTTGCCGAGAAATAA
- the tsf gene encoding translation elongation factor Ts — MAEITAALVKELRDATGIAMLKCKKALEESDGDLEKARDILRKAGESDAAKRAERSVCEGVVAIKISADEKKAVALQLFCETDFVAKNSEFIALADALAADALAGADVVNSGKEKITAAIQKNGENIKIGEVQIVEAATVASYLHSNKKIGVLVAGSGKSEILSDIAMQIAAMNPSVISPDEVATEEVAKETEIQKEILAKEGKPAEMIEKILAGKLRKFREEKSLLKQSFVKDSSKTVEQFLAENSAKVEKFVRLAV; from the coding sequence ATGGCTGAAATCACTGCCGCTCTCGTGAAAGAGCTCCGCGATGCGACTGGCATCGCCATGCTGAAATGCAAAAAAGCACTCGAGGAGTCAGATGGTGACCTCGAAAAAGCGCGCGATATTCTACGCAAAGCTGGCGAATCGGACGCGGCGAAACGCGCCGAGCGTTCGGTTTGTGAAGGTGTCGTCGCGATCAAAATTTCGGCTGACGAAAAGAAAGCGGTCGCGCTCCAACTTTTTTGCGAGACTGATTTCGTCGCGAAGAACTCCGAATTCATCGCGCTCGCTGATGCACTCGCGGCAGACGCGCTCGCTGGGGCAGATGTCGTGAATTCCGGTAAAGAGAAAATTACAGCCGCGATTCAGAAGAATGGCGAGAATATCAAAATCGGCGAAGTTCAAATCGTCGAGGCCGCGACGGTCGCAAGCTATCTCCATTCGAATAAAAAAATCGGTGTGCTAGTCGCCGGCTCAGGTAAGTCGGAGATCTTGAGCGACATCGCGATGCAAATCGCCGCGATGAATCCGAGTGTAATTTCGCCGGACGAAGTCGCGACCGAGGAGGTTGCCAAAGAAACTGAGATCCAAAAAGAAATTCTCGCGAAAGAAGGCAAACCGGCTGAGATGATTGAAAAGATTTTGGCGGGCAAGCTGCGTAAATTCCGCGAAGAAAAAAGCCTGCTAAAACAGTCTTTCGTGAAAGATTCGTCGAAAACCGTCGAGCAATTCTTGGCAGAAAATTCCGCGAAGGTAGAGAAATTTGTCCGACTCGCGGTTTAA
- a CDS encoding type I 3-dehydroquinate dehydratase, producing the protein MLNPKIIVPLRPVSVADFERQILDAQDPADLIEIWLDKIKALDESKIQKILAAVQKPTIVNLKTRKDGGLSRLGDKKRVELLKLAAAAGATFVDLALDTPVALVRDFQKNSSKTKLILSFHDFAKMPKIEQLRKLAEKAAKMKADVIKLVGTAKSFDDCSPIFQISWELAKRKKQFLTIAMGEPGEPTRVITPLIGGLGMFAPLDKKHATAAGQLTAAELRDWWKVFE; encoded by the coding sequence ATGCTGAACCCGAAAATTATCGTGCCACTGCGACCAGTGTCGGTCGCTGATTTCGAGCGGCAAATTCTCGATGCGCAGGACCCGGCTGATTTGATCGAGATTTGGCTCGACAAAATCAAAGCGCTCGATGAATCCAAAATTCAGAAAATTCTGGCAGCGGTGCAGAAGCCGACCATCGTCAACTTGAAAACACGAAAAGACGGCGGACTATCGCGACTTGGTGATAAGAAGCGCGTCGAATTGCTCAAGCTTGCCGCGGCGGCGGGTGCGACTTTCGTCGATCTCGCGCTCGACACGCCGGTCGCGCTCGTGCGTGATTTCCAGAAAAATTCCAGCAAGACGAAATTAATTCTGTCATTTCATGATTTCGCCAAAATGCCGAAGATCGAACAGCTGCGTAAATTGGCTGAAAAAGCCGCCAAAATGAAGGCTGATGTGATTAAGCTAGTCGGCACCGCCAAATCGTTCGACGACTGCTCGCCGATTTTCCAAATTTCCTGGGAGCTGGCGAAACGCAAAAAACAATTTCTCACCATCGCGATGGGTGAGCCGGGTGAGCCGACGCGCGTGATTACGCCGCTCATCGGCGGACTCGGGATGTTCGCGCCGCTCGACAAAAAACACGCGACGGCGGCAGGACAACTCACCGCCGCAGAGCTGCGCGATTGGTGGAAAGTCTTTGAATAA
- a CDS encoding U32 family peptidase C-terminal domain-containing protein, translated as MNNSTELLAPAGDLEKLRTALAFGADAVYLGTPDFSLRVGENKFGISEIRQAIKICRAAKKKIYLTTNTFPRDSEFKKLENFLAKLQATPPNAFIFSDLGVLATLQKFFPKVAKHLSVQANSVNSRTVQMWRKLGVSRVILARELSFAETKKIVAANPKMEFEVFVHGAICMSYSGRCLLSNFLAGRDANRGQCAQPCRWQYSLVEEKRPGEFFPIEEDAQGSYILNSRDLALIEKIPQLAKLGICSFKIEGRNKSLGYLATITRAYRQALDDCTAGRKFDPSLWREIRTTGNRDFTLGFFDGTLQNLQNFERSAAENPQNFLGLVEKSLQGRILLMPKNHFKKGAKIEAMPPGGAIQKFQITKIFDEKLTEISEAHGGQRSKVWLEISAELPKFTLLRKC; from the coding sequence TTGAACAATTCCACTGAATTACTCGCGCCTGCGGGCGATCTCGAAAAATTGCGCACAGCGCTCGCTTTCGGAGCGGATGCGGTCTATCTCGGCACGCCGGATTTTTCGTTGCGAGTCGGCGAAAATAAATTTGGCATTTCCGAAATTCGGCAGGCCATCAAAATTTGCCGCGCGGCGAAAAAGAAAATTTACCTCACGACCAACACCTTTCCGCGCGATTCCGAATTTAAAAAATTGGAAAATTTTCTCGCCAAACTACAAGCGACGCCGCCGAATGCTTTCATTTTTTCCGACCTCGGCGTGCTCGCAACTTTGCAAAAATTTTTTCCCAAAGTCGCGAAACATCTATCAGTACAGGCGAATTCAGTTAATTCACGCACTGTTCAGATGTGGCGAAAACTCGGCGTTTCACGCGTGATTCTCGCGCGCGAGCTGTCTTTCGCCGAGACGAAAAAAATCGTGGCGGCGAATCCGAAGATGGAATTCGAAGTTTTCGTGCACGGTGCGATTTGCATGTCTTACTCGGGTCGCTGCCTACTTTCCAACTTTCTCGCCGGACGCGACGCGAATCGCGGGCAGTGCGCGCAGCCGTGCCGTTGGCAGTATTCGCTTGTTGAGGAAAAACGCCCGGGCGAATTTTTTCCCATCGAGGAAGATGCGCAGGGGAGTTATATTTTGAATTCGCGCGATCTCGCTTTGATTGAAAAAATTCCGCAGCTCGCGAAGCTTGGTATTTGCTCGTTTAAAATTGAAGGTCGCAATAAATCGCTCGGTTATCTCGCGACGATTACACGCGCCTACCGTCAGGCGCTCGATGATTGCACCGCTGGTCGGAAATTTGATCCGAGCTTGTGGCGCGAAATTCGGACGACGGGCAACCGCGATTTTACGCTCGGATTTTTCGACGGCACGCTGCAAAATCTGCAAAATTTCGAACGATCCGCGGCGGAAAATCCCCAAAATTTTCTTGGCTTGGTGGAAAAAAGTTTACAGGGCAGAATTCTGCTGATGCCAAAAAATCACTTCAAAAAAGGTGCTAAAATTGAGGCAATGCCGCCGGGTGGCGCGATTCAAAAATTCCAAATCACAAAAATTTTCGACGAAAAACTGACCGAAATCTCTGAGGCGCACGGTGGTCAGCGTTCGAAAGTTTGGCTCGAGATTTCCGCGGAATTACCAAAATTCACCCTCTTGCGAAAATGCTGA
- the dusB gene encoding tRNA dihydrouridine synthase DusB has protein sequence MLNWEKFPRPILALAPMAGYTDSAFRQLIRSFSKNVILWSEFVSADALKFDSQRSKQMLSFAKKEQPFVAQIFGKRPESFIEAAKFVESIGAVGVDLNFGCPAKKVVNSDHGSALLKNPKLASEIISAVAHSVKIPTSVKMRLGIADAANLESFAKMVEDSGAQLLTIHGRTAKQMYRGEADFAPIYRVKKILKIPVLGNGDIDSADKFFAQLGNLDGLMIGRAAVTNPWIFREIENRLAGKISRTPKTLAGKIPTILRHAQLMIQEKGEQRGMLEMRKFSANYVRGEPGAKILRAKLVRVEKLSELEKILAKR, from the coding sequence ATGCTGAATTGGGAAAAATTTCCGCGTCCGATTCTCGCGCTCGCGCCGATGGCGGGTTACACCGACTCGGCTTTTCGGCAGCTCATTCGCAGTTTTTCGAAAAATGTAATTCTCTGGAGCGAATTCGTCTCGGCTGATGCGCTGAAATTCGATTCGCAGAGGTCGAAGCAAATGCTGTCTTTCGCGAAAAAAGAACAGCCTTTCGTCGCGCAGATTTTCGGGAAACGACCGGAGAGCTTCATCGAAGCCGCGAAATTCGTCGAGTCGATCGGCGCGGTCGGCGTCGATCTGAATTTCGGCTGCCCTGCGAAGAAAGTCGTGAATTCCGACCACGGCTCGGCGTTGCTCAAAAATCCGAAACTCGCGAGCGAAATAATTTCCGCAGTCGCGCACTCGGTCAAAATTCCGACGAGTGTGAAAATGCGCCTCGGTATCGCGGATGCTGCAAATTTGGAAAGCTTCGCCAAAATGGTCGAAGACTCTGGCGCGCAGCTGCTCACGATTCACGGCCGGACGGCAAAACAAATGTACCGCGGTGAAGCGGATTTCGCGCCAATTTATCGCGTAAAAAAAATTCTGAAAATTCCGGTGCTGGGAAATGGTGACATCGATTCGGCGGACAAATTTTTCGCGCAGCTCGGCAATCTCGATGGACTGATGATCGGTCGCGCCGCCGTCACGAATCCCTGGATTTTTCGGGAAATTGAGAATCGACTCGCCGGCAAAATCTCGCGCACGCCGAAAACTTTGGCAGGTAAAATTCCGACGATTTTGCGCCACGCCCAATTGATGATTCAAGAAAAAGGTGAGCAACGCGGCATGCTCGAGATGCGCAAATTCTCCGCGAATTATGTGCGCGGCGAACCCGGCGCGAAAATTTTGCGAGCCAAATTGGTGCGCGTCGAGAAACTCAGCGAGCTCGAAAAAATCCTCGCGAAAAGATAA